A genomic segment from Dermacentor silvarum isolate Dsil-2018 chromosome 11, BIME_Dsil_1.4, whole genome shotgun sequence encodes:
- the LOC119433198 gene encoding 1-phosphatidylinositol 4,5-bisphosphate phosphodiesterase eta-2 isoform X2, whose product MDSSCSTLDGCEAPTLKAESAAIEDVLQHLSRGMRLYKVRSAKKTYRRRYQLLLENMHLVYRNSRKPSFFARKPYVDIFEVEEVRKGWKTDVFNGVERKYRRGARTHYLPFSGVDMNEDRCFSLILSPKHETLDLVARTPNECDLWVRGLRHLVANCKNTRRDQEYERWLRDQFQKADVNKSGALNFQECQGLLRQLNITMDKRHCRALFNAANFKKHKVSGEDVLDREEFIAFYHSLLSRPDIDAIFKTYAGHSMNVMGPDQLQKFLTQEQKMNVSFEDCKRIIENYEVDKYKPQGYLGISGFREMLLSEEHDIFDTKHRQVCQDMNQPLNHYYIASSHNTYLVQGQLVGSSSVEGYIRALKKGCRCLELDVWDGPDNEPIVYHGYTLTTKILFRDVLESVMQYAFKESQYPVILSLENHCTLEQQKVMAKHLVEMLGPLLYKKRIGENETTMPPPSALLNKVLIKGKKLNKDLSLDQDEDSEDEGAAAKPTHKSVLAEELSDCVNYCKATHFKSFEEAEKWHFNEMASFSEVKASKISSTPEGAQSFIRHNSKHLSRIYPKGTRTDSSNYDPVKFWNVGCQIVALNYQSWDQKMFLNEAKFSLNGHCGYVLMPEFLRKGNFKMDSPDPSLKKTLVLRIISGQQLPKPLETTGGEIVDPYVVVKIFGHPLDNQKVKTRFVRNNGFNPTWEEKFELPVHVPELAILVFTVKDESRTGKNMKLAKFAIPLDAVREGYRHVRLCNNAFISLVPASIFVHVSFRKP is encoded by the exons AGTCTGCGGCCATCGAGGATGTGCTGCAGCACCTGTCTCGGGGGATGCGCCTTTACAAGGTGCGCTCCGCCAAAAAGACTTACCGGCGCCGCTACCAGCTTCTCCTGGAGAACATGCACCTCGTGTACAGAAACTCCAGGAAGCCATCTTTCTTCGCTAGGAAGCCCTACG TGGACATCTTCGAGGTCGAGGAGGTGCGCAAGGGCTGGAAGACAGACGTGTTTAACGGCGTCGAGCGCAAATATCGCCGCGGCGCGCGCACGCACTACCTGCCTTTCAGCGGCGTGGACATGAACGAGGACCGCTGCTTCTCGCTCATCCTGTCGCCCAAGCACGAGACGCTCGACCTGGTTGCGCGAACCCCAAACGAGTGCGACCTGTGGGTGCGCGGTCTGCGCCACCTGGTAGCCAACTGCAAGAACACGCGCAGGGACCAGGAGTACGAGAG GTGGCTGCGGGACCAGTTTCAGAAAGCTGATGTCAACAAGAGTGGTGCTCTGAACTTCCAAGAGTGCCAGGGCCTCCTCAGGCAGCTCAACATCACCATGGACAAACGTCACTGCCGGGCTCTCTTCAAT GCTGCCAATTTCAAGAAGCATAAAGTAAGCGGAGAAGATGTGCTGGACCGAGAAGAGTTCATAGCCTTCTACCACAGCCTCCTGTCACGGCCCGACATCGATGCCATCTTTAAAAC GTATGCCGGCCACAGCATGAATGTGATGGGTCCTGACCAACTGCAGAAGTTCCTAACCCAGGAACAGAAG ATGAATGTGTCCTTTGAAGACTGCAAGAGGATCATTGAGAACTATGAAGTAGACAAGTACAAGCCCCAAGGCTATCTTGGAATTTCAG GTTTTCGTGAGATGCTTCTTTCAGAAGAACACGACATATTTGACACCAAGCACCGGCAGGTTTGCCAGGATATGAACCAACCACTGAACCACTACTACATAGCATCGTCCCACAACAC GTACCTAGTTCAGGGACAGCTTGTTGGCAGCAGTAGCGTCGAGGGCTACATCAGGGCACTGAAGaaaggatgccgctgcctggagC TCGATGTGTGGGATGGGCCTGACAATGAGCCAATTGTTTACCATGGTTACACTCTCACGACCAAGATACTCTTCCGGGACGTCCTCGAGTCGGTCATGCAGTATGCCTTCAAAGAGTCGCA GTACCCCGTGATCTTGTCTCTCGAGAACCACTGCACTCTTGAGCAGCAGAAAGTGATGGCCAAGCACCTAGTCGAAATGCTGGGCC CTTTATTGTACAAGAAGCGGATCGGTGAAAACGAAACAACAATGCCACCACCTTCAGCACTGCTGAATAAAGTTCTCATTAAG GGCAAGAAGCTAAACAAAGACCTCTCCTTGGATCAGGATGAGGATAGCGAGGATGAAGGCGCGGCTGCCAAA CCCACGCACAAAAGTGTCTTGGCTGAAGAGCTTTCGGACTGCGTCAACTACTGCAAGGCAACGCATTTCAAGTCATTCGAAGAGGCTGAGAAGT GGCACTTCAACGAAATGGCCTCCTTCAGTGAAGTGAAGGCCAGCAAGATCTCATCGACTCCAGAGGGTGCCCAGAGTTTCATTCGCCATAACAGCAAGCACCTGTCCAGGATATACCCCAAGGGAACCAGGACAGACTCAAGCAACTACGACCCCGTGAAATTCTGGAACGTTGGCTGCCAGATTG TGGCACTGAACTACCAGAGCTGGGACCAGAAGATGTTCTTGAATGAAGCGAAATTTTCCCTGAATGGCCACTGTGGCTACGTGCTTATGCCAGAGTTTCTCCGCAAAGGAAACTTCAAGATGGATTCTCCTGACCCATCCCTCAAAAAGACACTCGTTCTCAGG ATAATCAGTGGCCAGCAGCTTCCCAAGCCCCTTGAGACCACGGGCGGCGAAATCGTGGACCCTTATGTCGTCGTAAAAATCTTTGGACATCCACTGGACAATCAGAAGGTCAAGACAAGGTTCGTCAGGAACAATG GCTTCAACCCAACGTGGGAGGAGAAATTTGAGCTGCCGGTGCATGTCCCCGAGCTGGCCATCTTGGTGTTCACAGTCAAAGATGAGAGCCGCACGGGCAAGAACATGAAGCTGGCCAAGTTTGCAATCCCCTTGGATGCAGTACGCGAGGGTTATCGGCATGTGCGGCTCTGCAACAACGCTTTCATCTCCCTGGTGCCGGCGAGCATATTTGTGCACGTCAGCTTCCGCAAGCCCTGA
- the LOC119433198 gene encoding 1-phosphatidylinositol 4,5-bisphosphate phosphodiesterase eta-2 isoform X5, whose amino-acid sequence MRLYKVRSAKKTYRRRYQLLLENMHLVYRNSRKPSFFARKPYVDIFEVEEVRKGWKTDVFNGVERKYRRGARTHYLPFSGVDMNEDRCFSLILSPKHETLDLVARTPNECDLWVRGLRHLVANCKNTRRDQEYERWLRDQFQKADVNKSGALNFQECQGLLRQLNITMDKRHCRALFNAANFKKHKVSGEDVLDREEFIAFYHSLLSRPDIDAIFKTYAGHSMNVMGPDQLQKFLTQEQKMNVSFEDCKRIIENYEVDKYKPQGYLGISGFREMLLSEEHDIFDTKHRQVCQDMNQPLNHYYIASSHNTYLVQGQLVGSSSVEGYIRALKKGCRCLELDVWDGPDNEPIVYHGYTLTTKILFRDVLESVMQYAFKESQYPVILSLENHCTLEQQKVMAKHLVEMLGPLLYKKRIGENETTMPPPSALLNKVLIKGKKLNKDLSLDQDEDSEDEGAAAKPTHKSVLAEELSDCVNYCKATHFKSFEEAEKWHFNEMASFSEVKASKISSTPEGAQSFIRHNSKHLSRIYPKGTRTDSSNYDPVKFWNVGCQIVALNYQSWDQKMFLNEAKFSLNGHCGYVLMPEFLRKGNFKMDSPDPSLKKTLVLRIISGQQLPKPLETTGGEIVDPYVVVKIFGHPLDNQKVKTRFVRNNGFNPTWEEKFELPVHVPELAILVFTVKDESRTGKNMKLAKFAIPLDAVREGYRHVRLCNNAFISLVPASIFVHVSFRKP is encoded by the exons ATGCGCCTTTACAAGGTGCGCTCCGCCAAAAAGACTTACCGGCGCCGCTACCAGCTTCTCCTGGAGAACATGCACCTCGTGTACAGAAACTCCAGGAAGCCATCTTTCTTCGCTAGGAAGCCCTACG TGGACATCTTCGAGGTCGAGGAGGTGCGCAAGGGCTGGAAGACAGACGTGTTTAACGGCGTCGAGCGCAAATATCGCCGCGGCGCGCGCACGCACTACCTGCCTTTCAGCGGCGTGGACATGAACGAGGACCGCTGCTTCTCGCTCATCCTGTCGCCCAAGCACGAGACGCTCGACCTGGTTGCGCGAACCCCAAACGAGTGCGACCTGTGGGTGCGCGGTCTGCGCCACCTGGTAGCCAACTGCAAGAACACGCGCAGGGACCAGGAGTACGAGAG GTGGCTGCGGGACCAGTTTCAGAAAGCTGATGTCAACAAGAGTGGTGCTCTGAACTTCCAAGAGTGCCAGGGCCTCCTCAGGCAGCTCAACATCACCATGGACAAACGTCACTGCCGGGCTCTCTTCAAT GCTGCCAATTTCAAGAAGCATAAAGTAAGCGGAGAAGATGTGCTGGACCGAGAAGAGTTCATAGCCTTCTACCACAGCCTCCTGTCACGGCCCGACATCGATGCCATCTTTAAAAC GTATGCCGGCCACAGCATGAATGTGATGGGTCCTGACCAACTGCAGAAGTTCCTAACCCAGGAACAGAAG ATGAATGTGTCCTTTGAAGACTGCAAGAGGATCATTGAGAACTATGAAGTAGACAAGTACAAGCCCCAAGGCTATCTTGGAATTTCAG GTTTTCGTGAGATGCTTCTTTCAGAAGAACACGACATATTTGACACCAAGCACCGGCAGGTTTGCCAGGATATGAACCAACCACTGAACCACTACTACATAGCATCGTCCCACAACAC GTACCTAGTTCAGGGACAGCTTGTTGGCAGCAGTAGCGTCGAGGGCTACATCAGGGCACTGAAGaaaggatgccgctgcctggagC TCGATGTGTGGGATGGGCCTGACAATGAGCCAATTGTTTACCATGGTTACACTCTCACGACCAAGATACTCTTCCGGGACGTCCTCGAGTCGGTCATGCAGTATGCCTTCAAAGAGTCGCA GTACCCCGTGATCTTGTCTCTCGAGAACCACTGCACTCTTGAGCAGCAGAAAGTGATGGCCAAGCACCTAGTCGAAATGCTGGGCC CTTTATTGTACAAGAAGCGGATCGGTGAAAACGAAACAACAATGCCACCACCTTCAGCACTGCTGAATAAAGTTCTCATTAAG GGCAAGAAGCTAAACAAAGACCTCTCCTTGGATCAGGATGAGGATAGCGAGGATGAAGGCGCGGCTGCCAAA CCCACGCACAAAAGTGTCTTGGCTGAAGAGCTTTCGGACTGCGTCAACTACTGCAAGGCAACGCATTTCAAGTCATTCGAAGAGGCTGAGAAGT GGCACTTCAACGAAATGGCCTCCTTCAGTGAAGTGAAGGCCAGCAAGATCTCATCGACTCCAGAGGGTGCCCAGAGTTTCATTCGCCATAACAGCAAGCACCTGTCCAGGATATACCCCAAGGGAACCAGGACAGACTCAAGCAACTACGACCCCGTGAAATTCTGGAACGTTGGCTGCCAGATTG TGGCACTGAACTACCAGAGCTGGGACCAGAAGATGTTCTTGAATGAAGCGAAATTTTCCCTGAATGGCCACTGTGGCTACGTGCTTATGCCAGAGTTTCTCCGCAAAGGAAACTTCAAGATGGATTCTCCTGACCCATCCCTCAAAAAGACACTCGTTCTCAGG ATAATCAGTGGCCAGCAGCTTCCCAAGCCCCTTGAGACCACGGGCGGCGAAATCGTGGACCCTTATGTCGTCGTAAAAATCTTTGGACATCCACTGGACAATCAGAAGGTCAAGACAAGGTTCGTCAGGAACAATG GCTTCAACCCAACGTGGGAGGAGAAATTTGAGCTGCCGGTGCATGTCCCCGAGCTGGCCATCTTGGTGTTCACAGTCAAAGATGAGAGCCGCACGGGCAAGAACATGAAGCTGGCCAAGTTTGCAATCCCCTTGGATGCAGTACGCGAGGGTTATCGGCATGTGCGGCTCTGCAACAACGCTTTCATCTCCCTGGTGCCGGCGAGCATATTTGTGCACGTCAGCTTCCGCAAGCCCTGA
- the LOC119433198 gene encoding 1-phosphatidylinositol 4,5-bisphosphate phosphodiesterase eta-2 isoform X1 — MRKFKEALWPGRRKYIHRRACLAESAAIEDVLQHLSRGMRLYKVRSAKKTYRRRYQLLLENMHLVYRNSRKPSFFARKPYVDIFEVEEVRKGWKTDVFNGVERKYRRGARTHYLPFSGVDMNEDRCFSLILSPKHETLDLVARTPNECDLWVRGLRHLVANCKNTRRDQEYERWLRDQFQKADVNKSGALNFQECQGLLRQLNITMDKRHCRALFNAANFKKHKVSGEDVLDREEFIAFYHSLLSRPDIDAIFKTYAGHSMNVMGPDQLQKFLTQEQKMNVSFEDCKRIIENYEVDKYKPQGYLGISGFREMLLSEEHDIFDTKHRQVCQDMNQPLNHYYIASSHNTYLVQGQLVGSSSVEGYIRALKKGCRCLELDVWDGPDNEPIVYHGYTLTTKILFRDVLESVMQYAFKESQYPVILSLENHCTLEQQKVMAKHLVEMLGPLLYKKRIGENETTMPPPSALLNKVLIKGKKLNKDLSLDQDEDSEDEGAAAKPTHKSVLAEELSDCVNYCKATHFKSFEEAEKWHFNEMASFSEVKASKISSTPEGAQSFIRHNSKHLSRIYPKGTRTDSSNYDPVKFWNVGCQIVALNYQSWDQKMFLNEAKFSLNGHCGYVLMPEFLRKGNFKMDSPDPSLKKTLVLRIISGQQLPKPLETTGGEIVDPYVVVKIFGHPLDNQKVKTRFVRNNGFNPTWEEKFELPVHVPELAILVFTVKDESRTGKNMKLAKFAIPLDAVREGYRHVRLCNNAFISLVPASIFVHVSFRKP; from the exons AGTCTGCGGCCATCGAGGATGTGCTGCAGCACCTGTCTCGGGGGATGCGCCTTTACAAGGTGCGCTCCGCCAAAAAGACTTACCGGCGCCGCTACCAGCTTCTCCTGGAGAACATGCACCTCGTGTACAGAAACTCCAGGAAGCCATCTTTCTTCGCTAGGAAGCCCTACG TGGACATCTTCGAGGTCGAGGAGGTGCGCAAGGGCTGGAAGACAGACGTGTTTAACGGCGTCGAGCGCAAATATCGCCGCGGCGCGCGCACGCACTACCTGCCTTTCAGCGGCGTGGACATGAACGAGGACCGCTGCTTCTCGCTCATCCTGTCGCCCAAGCACGAGACGCTCGACCTGGTTGCGCGAACCCCAAACGAGTGCGACCTGTGGGTGCGCGGTCTGCGCCACCTGGTAGCCAACTGCAAGAACACGCGCAGGGACCAGGAGTACGAGAG GTGGCTGCGGGACCAGTTTCAGAAAGCTGATGTCAACAAGAGTGGTGCTCTGAACTTCCAAGAGTGCCAGGGCCTCCTCAGGCAGCTCAACATCACCATGGACAAACGTCACTGCCGGGCTCTCTTCAAT GCTGCCAATTTCAAGAAGCATAAAGTAAGCGGAGAAGATGTGCTGGACCGAGAAGAGTTCATAGCCTTCTACCACAGCCTCCTGTCACGGCCCGACATCGATGCCATCTTTAAAAC GTATGCCGGCCACAGCATGAATGTGATGGGTCCTGACCAACTGCAGAAGTTCCTAACCCAGGAACAGAAG ATGAATGTGTCCTTTGAAGACTGCAAGAGGATCATTGAGAACTATGAAGTAGACAAGTACAAGCCCCAAGGCTATCTTGGAATTTCAG GTTTTCGTGAGATGCTTCTTTCAGAAGAACACGACATATTTGACACCAAGCACCGGCAGGTTTGCCAGGATATGAACCAACCACTGAACCACTACTACATAGCATCGTCCCACAACAC GTACCTAGTTCAGGGACAGCTTGTTGGCAGCAGTAGCGTCGAGGGCTACATCAGGGCACTGAAGaaaggatgccgctgcctggagC TCGATGTGTGGGATGGGCCTGACAATGAGCCAATTGTTTACCATGGTTACACTCTCACGACCAAGATACTCTTCCGGGACGTCCTCGAGTCGGTCATGCAGTATGCCTTCAAAGAGTCGCA GTACCCCGTGATCTTGTCTCTCGAGAACCACTGCACTCTTGAGCAGCAGAAAGTGATGGCCAAGCACCTAGTCGAAATGCTGGGCC CTTTATTGTACAAGAAGCGGATCGGTGAAAACGAAACAACAATGCCACCACCTTCAGCACTGCTGAATAAAGTTCTCATTAAG GGCAAGAAGCTAAACAAAGACCTCTCCTTGGATCAGGATGAGGATAGCGAGGATGAAGGCGCGGCTGCCAAA CCCACGCACAAAAGTGTCTTGGCTGAAGAGCTTTCGGACTGCGTCAACTACTGCAAGGCAACGCATTTCAAGTCATTCGAAGAGGCTGAGAAGT GGCACTTCAACGAAATGGCCTCCTTCAGTGAAGTGAAGGCCAGCAAGATCTCATCGACTCCAGAGGGTGCCCAGAGTTTCATTCGCCATAACAGCAAGCACCTGTCCAGGATATACCCCAAGGGAACCAGGACAGACTCAAGCAACTACGACCCCGTGAAATTCTGGAACGTTGGCTGCCAGATTG TGGCACTGAACTACCAGAGCTGGGACCAGAAGATGTTCTTGAATGAAGCGAAATTTTCCCTGAATGGCCACTGTGGCTACGTGCTTATGCCAGAGTTTCTCCGCAAAGGAAACTTCAAGATGGATTCTCCTGACCCATCCCTCAAAAAGACACTCGTTCTCAGG ATAATCAGTGGCCAGCAGCTTCCCAAGCCCCTTGAGACCACGGGCGGCGAAATCGTGGACCCTTATGTCGTCGTAAAAATCTTTGGACATCCACTGGACAATCAGAAGGTCAAGACAAGGTTCGTCAGGAACAATG GCTTCAACCCAACGTGGGAGGAGAAATTTGAGCTGCCGGTGCATGTCCCCGAGCTGGCCATCTTGGTGTTCACAGTCAAAGATGAGAGCCGCACGGGCAAGAACATGAAGCTGGCCAAGTTTGCAATCCCCTTGGATGCAGTACGCGAGGGTTATCGGCATGTGCGGCTCTGCAACAACGCTTTCATCTCCCTGGTGCCGGCGAGCATATTTGTGCACGTCAGCTTCCGCAAGCCCTGA
- the LOC119433198 gene encoding 1-phosphatidylinositol 4,5-bisphosphate phosphodiesterase eta-2 isoform X4 has product MLRWFREGPPELESESAAIEDVLQHLSRGMRLYKVRSAKKTYRRRYQLLLENMHLVYRNSRKPSFFARKPYVDIFEVEEVRKGWKTDVFNGVERKYRRGARTHYLPFSGVDMNEDRCFSLILSPKHETLDLVARTPNECDLWVRGLRHLVANCKNTRRDQEYERWLRDQFQKADVNKSGALNFQECQGLLRQLNITMDKRHCRALFNAANFKKHKVSGEDVLDREEFIAFYHSLLSRPDIDAIFKTYAGHSMNVMGPDQLQKFLTQEQKMNVSFEDCKRIIENYEVDKYKPQGYLGISGFREMLLSEEHDIFDTKHRQVCQDMNQPLNHYYIASSHNTYLVQGQLVGSSSVEGYIRALKKGCRCLELDVWDGPDNEPIVYHGYTLTTKILFRDVLESVMQYAFKESQYPVILSLENHCTLEQQKVMAKHLVEMLGPLLYKKRIGENETTMPPPSALLNKVLIKGKKLNKDLSLDQDEDSEDEGAAAKPTHKSVLAEELSDCVNYCKATHFKSFEEAEKWHFNEMASFSEVKASKISSTPEGAQSFIRHNSKHLSRIYPKGTRTDSSNYDPVKFWNVGCQIVALNYQSWDQKMFLNEAKFSLNGHCGYVLMPEFLRKGNFKMDSPDPSLKKTLVLRIISGQQLPKPLETTGGEIVDPYVVVKIFGHPLDNQKVKTRFVRNNGFNPTWEEKFELPVHVPELAILVFTVKDESRTGKNMKLAKFAIPLDAVREGYRHVRLCNNAFISLVPASIFVHVSFRKP; this is encoded by the exons AGTCTGCGGCCATCGAGGATGTGCTGCAGCACCTGTCTCGGGGGATGCGCCTTTACAAGGTGCGCTCCGCCAAAAAGACTTACCGGCGCCGCTACCAGCTTCTCCTGGAGAACATGCACCTCGTGTACAGAAACTCCAGGAAGCCATCTTTCTTCGCTAGGAAGCCCTACG TGGACATCTTCGAGGTCGAGGAGGTGCGCAAGGGCTGGAAGACAGACGTGTTTAACGGCGTCGAGCGCAAATATCGCCGCGGCGCGCGCACGCACTACCTGCCTTTCAGCGGCGTGGACATGAACGAGGACCGCTGCTTCTCGCTCATCCTGTCGCCCAAGCACGAGACGCTCGACCTGGTTGCGCGAACCCCAAACGAGTGCGACCTGTGGGTGCGCGGTCTGCGCCACCTGGTAGCCAACTGCAAGAACACGCGCAGGGACCAGGAGTACGAGAG GTGGCTGCGGGACCAGTTTCAGAAAGCTGATGTCAACAAGAGTGGTGCTCTGAACTTCCAAGAGTGCCAGGGCCTCCTCAGGCAGCTCAACATCACCATGGACAAACGTCACTGCCGGGCTCTCTTCAAT GCTGCCAATTTCAAGAAGCATAAAGTAAGCGGAGAAGATGTGCTGGACCGAGAAGAGTTCATAGCCTTCTACCACAGCCTCCTGTCACGGCCCGACATCGATGCCATCTTTAAAAC GTATGCCGGCCACAGCATGAATGTGATGGGTCCTGACCAACTGCAGAAGTTCCTAACCCAGGAACAGAAG ATGAATGTGTCCTTTGAAGACTGCAAGAGGATCATTGAGAACTATGAAGTAGACAAGTACAAGCCCCAAGGCTATCTTGGAATTTCAG GTTTTCGTGAGATGCTTCTTTCAGAAGAACACGACATATTTGACACCAAGCACCGGCAGGTTTGCCAGGATATGAACCAACCACTGAACCACTACTACATAGCATCGTCCCACAACAC GTACCTAGTTCAGGGACAGCTTGTTGGCAGCAGTAGCGTCGAGGGCTACATCAGGGCACTGAAGaaaggatgccgctgcctggagC TCGATGTGTGGGATGGGCCTGACAATGAGCCAATTGTTTACCATGGTTACACTCTCACGACCAAGATACTCTTCCGGGACGTCCTCGAGTCGGTCATGCAGTATGCCTTCAAAGAGTCGCA GTACCCCGTGATCTTGTCTCTCGAGAACCACTGCACTCTTGAGCAGCAGAAAGTGATGGCCAAGCACCTAGTCGAAATGCTGGGCC CTTTATTGTACAAGAAGCGGATCGGTGAAAACGAAACAACAATGCCACCACCTTCAGCACTGCTGAATAAAGTTCTCATTAAG GGCAAGAAGCTAAACAAAGACCTCTCCTTGGATCAGGATGAGGATAGCGAGGATGAAGGCGCGGCTGCCAAA CCCACGCACAAAAGTGTCTTGGCTGAAGAGCTTTCGGACTGCGTCAACTACTGCAAGGCAACGCATTTCAAGTCATTCGAAGAGGCTGAGAAGT GGCACTTCAACGAAATGGCCTCCTTCAGTGAAGTGAAGGCCAGCAAGATCTCATCGACTCCAGAGGGTGCCCAGAGTTTCATTCGCCATAACAGCAAGCACCTGTCCAGGATATACCCCAAGGGAACCAGGACAGACTCAAGCAACTACGACCCCGTGAAATTCTGGAACGTTGGCTGCCAGATTG TGGCACTGAACTACCAGAGCTGGGACCAGAAGATGTTCTTGAATGAAGCGAAATTTTCCCTGAATGGCCACTGTGGCTACGTGCTTATGCCAGAGTTTCTCCGCAAAGGAAACTTCAAGATGGATTCTCCTGACCCATCCCTCAAAAAGACACTCGTTCTCAGG ATAATCAGTGGCCAGCAGCTTCCCAAGCCCCTTGAGACCACGGGCGGCGAAATCGTGGACCCTTATGTCGTCGTAAAAATCTTTGGACATCCACTGGACAATCAGAAGGTCAAGACAAGGTTCGTCAGGAACAATG GCTTCAACCCAACGTGGGAGGAGAAATTTGAGCTGCCGGTGCATGTCCCCGAGCTGGCCATCTTGGTGTTCACAGTCAAAGATGAGAGCCGCACGGGCAAGAACATGAAGCTGGCCAAGTTTGCAATCCCCTTGGATGCAGTACGCGAGGGTTATCGGCATGTGCGGCTCTGCAACAACGCTTTCATCTCCCTGGTGCCGGCGAGCATATTTGTGCACGTCAGCTTCCGCAAGCCCTGA